One window from the genome of Vicugna pacos chromosome 21, VicPac4, whole genome shotgun sequence encodes:
- the GPR89A gene encoding Golgi pH regulator A isoform X1 — translation MSFLIDSSIMITSQILFFGFGWLFFMRQLFKDYEVRQYVVQVIFSVTFAFSCTMFELIIFEILGVLNSSSRYFHWKMNLCVILLILVFMVPFYIGYFIVSNIRLLHKQRLLFSCLLWLTFMYFFWKLGDPFPILSPKHGILSIEQLISRVGVIGVTLMALLSGFGAVNCPYTYMSYFLRNVTDTDILALERRLLQTMDMIISKKKRMAMTRRTMFQKGEEHNKPSGFWGMIKSVTTSAPGSENLTLIQQEVDALEELSRQLFLETADLYATKERIEYSKTFKGKYFNFLGYFFSIYCVWKIFMATINIVFDRVGKTDPVTRGIEITVNYLGIQFDVKFWSQHISFILVGIIIVTSIRGLLITLTKFFYAISSSKSSNVIVLLLAQIMGMYFVSSVLLIRMSMPLEYRTIVTEVLGELQFNFYHRWFDVIFLVSALSSILFLYLAHKQAPEKHMAP, via the exons ATGAGTTTCCTGATCGACTCCAGCATCATGATTACCTCCCAG ATACTTTTCTTTGGATTTGGGTGGCTTTTTTTCATGCGACAACTGTTTAAGGACTACGAG GTGCGTCAGTATGTGGTACAGGTGATCTTCTCTGTAACTTTTGCATTTTCTTGCACCATGTTTGAGCTCATCATCTTTGAAATCTTAGGAGTATTGAATAGCAG CTCCCGTTACTTTCACTGGAAAATGAACCTGTGTGTAATTCTGTTGATCCTGGTTTTCATGGTGCCTTTTTACATTGGCTATTTTATTGTGAGCAACATCCGACTAT TGCATAAACAGCGACtgcttttttcctgtctcttatgGTTGACCTTCATGTATTTCTTCTGGAAGCTAGGAGATCCATTTCCCATTCTCAGCCCAAAACATG GGATCTTGTCCATAGAACAGCTCATCAGCCGGGTAGGTGTGATTGGGGTGACTCTCATGGCTCTTCTTTCTGGATTTGGTGCTGTGAACTGCCCGTACACTTACATGTCCTACTTTCTCAG GAATGTGACTGACACAGATATCTTAGCCCTGGAACGGCGACTGCTCCAGACCATGGACATGAtcataagcaaaaagaaaag gaTGGCGATGACACGGAGAACTATGTTCCAGAAGGGGGAGGAGCATAACAAACCATCAGGATTCTGGGGAATGATAAAGAGTGTTACCACTTCAGCACCAGGGAGTGAAA ATCTTACTCTTATTCAACAGGAAGTGGATGCTTTGGAAGAACTAAGCAGGCAGCTTTTTCTGGAAACAGCTGATCTGTATGCTACAAAG GAAAGAATAGAATACTCCAAAACCTTCAaggggaaatattttaattttctgggTTACTTCTTCTCTATTTACTGTGTTTGGAAAATTTTCATG GCAACCATTAATATCGTTTTTGATCGAGTTGGGAAAACTGATCCTGTCACAAGAGGCATTGAAATCACTGTGAATTATCTGGGAATCCAATTTGAC GTGAAGTTCTGGTCCCAACACATTTCCTTCATCCTGGTTGGAATAATCATCGTCACATCCATCAGAGGATTGCTGATCACTCTCACCAAG TTCTTTTATGCCATCTCCAGCAGTAAGTCTTCCAATGTCATTGTCCTGCTCTTAGCACAGATAATG GGCATGTACTTTGTCTCCTCCGTGCTGCTGATCCGAATGAGCATGCCCCTGGAGTACCGCACCATTGTCACTGAGGTCCTCGGGGAGCTGCAGTTCAACTTCTACCACCGCTGGTTCGACGTGATCTTCCTGGTCAGTGCTCTCTCCAGCATTCTCTTCCTCTACTTGGCTCATAAACAGGCACCGGAGAAGCACATGGCACCTTGA
- the GPR89A gene encoding Golgi pH regulator A isoform X2 translates to MSFLIDSSIMITSQILFFGFGWLFFMRQLFKDYEVRQYVVQVIFSVTFAFSCTMFELIIFEILGVLNSSSRYFHWKMNLCVILLILVFMVPFYIGYFIVSNIRLLHKQRLLFSCLLWLTFMYFFWKLGDPFPILSPKHGILSIEQLISRVGVIGVTLMALLSGFGAVNCPYTYMSYFLRNVTDTDILALERRLLQTMDMIISKKKRMAMTRRTMFQKGEEHNKPSGFWGMIKSVTTSAPGSENLTLIQQEVDALEELSRQLFLETADLYATKERIEYSKTFKGKYFNFLGYFFSIYCVWKIFMATINIVFDRVGKTDPVTRGIEITVNYLGIQFDVKFWSQHISFILVGIIIVTSIRGLLITLTKFFYAISSSKSSNVIVLLLAQIM, encoded by the exons ATGAGTTTCCTGATCGACTCCAGCATCATGATTACCTCCCAG ATACTTTTCTTTGGATTTGGGTGGCTTTTTTTCATGCGACAACTGTTTAAGGACTACGAG GTGCGTCAGTATGTGGTACAGGTGATCTTCTCTGTAACTTTTGCATTTTCTTGCACCATGTTTGAGCTCATCATCTTTGAAATCTTAGGAGTATTGAATAGCAG CTCCCGTTACTTTCACTGGAAAATGAACCTGTGTGTAATTCTGTTGATCCTGGTTTTCATGGTGCCTTTTTACATTGGCTATTTTATTGTGAGCAACATCCGACTAT TGCATAAACAGCGACtgcttttttcctgtctcttatgGTTGACCTTCATGTATTTCTTCTGGAAGCTAGGAGATCCATTTCCCATTCTCAGCCCAAAACATG GGATCTTGTCCATAGAACAGCTCATCAGCCGGGTAGGTGTGATTGGGGTGACTCTCATGGCTCTTCTTTCTGGATTTGGTGCTGTGAACTGCCCGTACACTTACATGTCCTACTTTCTCAG GAATGTGACTGACACAGATATCTTAGCCCTGGAACGGCGACTGCTCCAGACCATGGACATGAtcataagcaaaaagaaaag gaTGGCGATGACACGGAGAACTATGTTCCAGAAGGGGGAGGAGCATAACAAACCATCAGGATTCTGGGGAATGATAAAGAGTGTTACCACTTCAGCACCAGGGAGTGAAA ATCTTACTCTTATTCAACAGGAAGTGGATGCTTTGGAAGAACTAAGCAGGCAGCTTTTTCTGGAAACAGCTGATCTGTATGCTACAAAG GAAAGAATAGAATACTCCAAAACCTTCAaggggaaatattttaattttctgggTTACTTCTTCTCTATTTACTGTGTTTGGAAAATTTTCATG GCAACCATTAATATCGTTTTTGATCGAGTTGGGAAAACTGATCCTGTCACAAGAGGCATTGAAATCACTGTGAATTATCTGGGAATCCAATTTGAC GTGAAGTTCTGGTCCCAACACATTTCCTTCATCCTGGTTGGAATAATCATCGTCACATCCATCAGAGGATTGCTGATCACTCTCACCAAG TTCTTTTATGCCATCTCCAGCAGTAAGTCTTCCAATGTCATTGTCCTGCTCTTAGCACAGATAATG TGA